From Candidatus Dormiibacterota bacterium, the proteins below share one genomic window:
- a CDS encoding GreA/GreB family elongation factor → MVERAVAGDGAGTVMAIGLGSTVCCRDAEGEHRYTLVVPADANPLEGRISVASPVGRALLGRAGGEEVDVATPGGRRPLTILSVHGGEVF, encoded by the coding sequence ATGGTGGAGCGAGCAGTGGCCGGAGACGGCGCCGGAACAGTGATGGCGATCGGGCTGGGCTCGACCGTGTGCTGTCGCGACGCGGAGGGAGAGCACCGCTACACGCTCGTCGTCCCCGCCGACGCGAACCCGCTCGAGGGACGGATCTCGGTGGCCTCCCCGGTGGGCCGGGCGCTGCTGGGTCGCGCCGGCGGGGAGGAGGTCGACGTGGCCACGCCGGGAGGCAGGCGCCCGCTGACCATCCTCAGCGTCCACGGCGGCGAGGTGTTCTGA
- a CDS encoding helix-turn-helix transcriptional regulator: MTGNGATPAPAGAPGFGAALRQFRLRQGLSQEELARRISYSRPHLANLERGALLPGRAFLPRIEAEFPGGGAALHGAYTAAVREQRRTRRHDPFAPDLGAAMLPGGLGEEVEAPVEEHGTVSLAGTWYALWETTAEGRLSIDSESVTVQQQGLNLSIENHSRAPENPLGSFLWRAHCRVYDNRHILGMYVPREANVRSKGVVYLTLHTSGAFMLGRWLGCSYDDEFASGISVIARDREVAQLQMCKRLPAAIELLGSPHEALNGA, encoded by the coding sequence GTGACTGGCAACGGCGCCACCCCGGCCCCGGCCGGCGCCCCCGGCTTCGGCGCCGCGCTGCGCCAGTTCCGGCTCCGCCAGGGGCTGAGCCAGGAGGAGCTGGCCCGGCGGATCTCCTACTCGCGTCCGCACCTCGCCAACCTGGAACGGGGGGCCCTCCTCCCCGGACGCGCCTTCCTGCCGAGGATCGAGGCGGAGTTCCCCGGCGGCGGCGCCGCGCTCCACGGCGCCTACACGGCGGCGGTCCGCGAGCAGCGGCGCACCCGCCGGCACGACCCCTTCGCCCCCGACCTCGGCGCGGCCATGCTCCCCGGAGGGCTCGGCGAGGAGGTCGAGGCGCCGGTCGAGGAGCACGGCACCGTGAGCCTGGCGGGCACCTGGTACGCGCTCTGGGAGACGACCGCGGAGGGCCGCCTCAGCATCGACAGCGAGTCGGTCACCGTCCAGCAGCAGGGGCTCAACCTCAGCATCGAGAACCACAGCCGGGCCCCGGAGAACCCGCTCGGCTCCTTCCTCTGGCGGGCCCACTGCCGGGTCTACGACAACCGGCACATCCTCGGCATGTACGTGCCCCGGGAGGCGAACGTCCGCTCGAAGGGGGTCGTCTATCTCACCCTGCACACCTCCGGCGCCTTCATGCTCGGCCGCTGGCTGGGGTGCAGCTACGACGATGAGTTCGCCTCGGGCATCAGCGTCATCGCCCGCGACCGCGAGGTGGCGCAGCTGCAGATGTGCAAGCGCCTGCCCGCCGCGATCGAGCTTCTCGGCAGCCCACACGAGGCGTTGAACGGAGCCTGA
- a CDS encoding MFS transporter — MSTRTLVERRPAPSYRQLLLLEGFAPLAVAALCARVAISMGQVTVVLLTLQQYRSPGLAGLAVCLSIGPGLLVSPLAGALLDRYPRVCLIRIDHVTAAFALLTIAGLTWAGRLAPWMLLLALAVSSLTAPLSDTGTRAMLPAVVPSRLWDKANALDSGGYVMAGLVGPPLGGVLVATGGPALAIVVTGALYAAAALTVGGVADPRRERAETGALAGRVLDGLRYVLRHPTLRGLAVSVSLRNVGPGVLLVALPALAAHRLQAGPEVIGALFAVLGLAGVVSGVVSGSASTVGRERTMLAAAIGTSALGLAVLAGADTLAQALTGMVIIGLSTGPLDVSLFSLRQRCTDTTVQSRAFAVSMALNYLGLPVGSAIAGPLVQWSAAAALGLAAATTALAAGLSLLLIPRTVASP; from the coding sequence ATGAGCACACGGACCCTGGTCGAGCGCAGACCGGCACCGAGCTACCGCCAGCTTCTCCTTCTCGAGGGCTTCGCGCCGCTCGCCGTCGCCGCGCTCTGCGCTCGCGTCGCCATCAGCATGGGCCAGGTCACCGTCGTTCTCCTCACCCTCCAGCAGTACCGGTCGCCCGGGCTCGCAGGCCTCGCGGTCTGTCTGAGCATCGGGCCCGGTCTGCTGGTCAGCCCCCTGGCCGGCGCGCTCCTCGACCGCTACCCGCGGGTGTGCCTCATCCGCATCGACCACGTCACCGCCGCGTTCGCGCTGCTCACCATCGCCGGCCTCACCTGGGCGGGGCGGCTGGCGCCCTGGATGCTGCTGCTCGCGCTGGCGGTGTCCTCGCTCACCGCCCCGCTCAGCGACACCGGCACCCGGGCGATGCTGCCCGCGGTCGTCCCCAGCCGGCTGTGGGACAAGGCGAACGCCCTCGACAGCGGCGGGTACGTGATGGCGGGCCTGGTCGGCCCGCCGCTGGGCGGGGTGCTGGTCGCCACCGGGGGCCCCGCCCTCGCGATCGTGGTCACCGGGGCGCTGTACGCGGCGGCGGCGCTCACCGTCGGCGGCGTCGCCGACCCGCGCCGCGAGCGGGCCGAGACCGGTGCGCTGGCGGGGCGGGTGCTGGACGGGCTGCGCTACGTGCTCCGCCACCCCACCCTGCGCGGCCTGGCGGTGAGCGTCTCGCTCCGCAACGTCGGCCCCGGGGTGCTGTTGGTGGCGCTGCCGGCGCTCGCCGCGCACCGCCTCCAGGCCGGCCCGGAGGTGATCGGCGCGCTCTTCGCCGTCCTCGGCCTCGCCGGCGTCGTCTCCGGCGTGGTGTCGGGATCGGCGAGCACGGTGGGCCGGGAGCGCACCATGCTCGCCGCCGCGATCGGCACCTCGGCACTGGGCCTGGCGGTGCTGGCCGGCGCCGACACCCTCGCCCAGGCGCTCACCGGCATGGTGATCATCGGCCTGTCCACCGGTCCGCTCGACGTGAGCCTCTTCTCCCTGCGCCAGCGCTGCACCGACACCACCGTGCAGTCACGCGCCTTCGCGGTGTCGATGGCGCTCAACTACCTCGGGCTGCCGGTGGGCTCGGCGATCGCCGGCCCCCTGGTGCAGTGGTCGGCGGCGGCGGCGCTCGGGCTCGCGGCGGCGACCACGGCCCTGGCGGCCGGGCTCAGCCTGCTGCTCATCCCGCGCACGGTCGCGTCCCCGTGA